Proteins from a single region of Trypanosoma brucei brucei TREU927 chromosome 7, complete sequence:
- a CDS encoding heat shock 70 kDa protein, putative: MHCCKVFSFRLTAGLLQRLPMPMPPPRPGVSVNMQHAVEIEAKRRVELDEATRARYVVVKEETRASGDRVIGIDLGTTNSCISYIDKKTNRPKIIPSPTGSWVFPTAITFDKSHKVRLYGEEARACVRTSASATLCSGKRLIGRGVGELGRVQSQLHKTNMVTLNERGEVAVEIMGRTYTVTHIIAMFLRYLKKEAEKFLKEPVNAVVVSVPAFFTPQQKVATEDAALAAGFDVLEVIDEPSAACLAHTVLQPSNASSREHLSGSKRIVRSLVFDLGGGTLDCAVMENDRRRGTFTLVATHGDPLLGGNDWDAVLSQHFSDQFERKWRVPLEDAEGNVGQGVATYRQLLLEAEKAKIHFTHSTEPYYGYNRAFHFSEKLRDIVPLEATLTLEEYIELTRPLRVRCVECLNKLFDHTSIRPADIDNVLLVGAMTRDPPIRHLLTEYFGRHVESEASCPADYAVAIGAAVRGAMLQGGFDDLLSNTRFVTGTAQALKQGGFLRRCCNRIGSLVSSSVNPNAIGQRWRGRAKGLSDEEIANYAKELVEFEAACDRRLLLERAENDANFVMRRVTADSSKRQGMQEKRVRQLSEQLKFWQYMVHNFHDHEDELLRTVRELEQALDELEGLAEDNTSGLTTAGTVDFSSVTPVNHCEEEERDCSSVSAASRSAQLRTAHGDGKLKERTQDEEGEKPKGRKIMRRAVPLPRASAEAQELVEAGHPALRGADVSMTESTRSAFFEAQVEERAWREPPTPPGEHGSWQEVKRAVDAGEPVGSPIGLQELQRPMTHEEMLQVLNNIAPIDDPVSEEHARKRDHSIDMRTMTIVEGAVDMVALQELLEEEAKRAEELQRAQKKGEKQLVADSSAKLFAMD; this comes from the coding sequence ATGCACTGTTGTAAGGTTTTTTCGTTTCGCCTCACGGCAGGCCTTCTGCAGCGGCTGCCTATGCCGATGCCTCCGCCGCGACCAGGAGTAAGCGTCAACATGCAGCATGCGGTTGAAATAGAGGCGAAACGGCGGGTGGAGCTTGACGAGGCCACGCGCGCCCGGTACGTCGttgtgaaggaagaaactcGTGCTTCGGGGGACCGTGTCATTGGCATAGACCTCGGTACTACGAACAGCTGTATTTCATATATCGACAAGAAAACGAACAGGCCAAAGATAATTCCATCTCCAACGGGGTCGTGGGTTTTTCCCACCGCAATTACGTTTGATAAAAGTCACAAGGTTCGCTTATATGGTGAAGAGGCCCGGGCCTGCGTACGGACGAGTGCGAGCGCGACGTTGTGCAGTGGAAAGCGCCTTATTGGCAGGGGTGTTGGTGAGTTGGGCCGCGTACAGTCCCAGCTCCATAAGACAAATATGGTTACGCTTAACGAACGGGGAGAGGTGGCAGTAGAAATTATGGGTCGCACCTATACAGTAACCCATATCATAGCCATGTTCCTGCGCTATCTGAAAAAGGAGGCAGAAAAATTTCTCAAGGAACCGGTGAATGCCGTTGTAGTGAGTGTTCCTGCATTCTTCACCCCACAACAGAAGGTAGCGACGGAGGATGCTGCACTTGCCGCGGGTTTTGATGTCCTGGAGGTAATTGACGAGCCATCCGCCGCTTGTTTGGCTCATACTGTTTTGCAGCCTAGTAATGCCTCATCAAGGGAACATCTATCGGGATCTAAGCGTATTGTACGTTCGCTGGTGTTTGATTTGGGCGGTGGCACACTGGACTGTGCTGTGATGGAAAATGATCGGCGACGGGGTACTTTTACACTTGTTGCGACACATGGTGACCCATTGCTTGGCGGCAATGATTGGGATGCTGTATTGTCTCAGCATTTTTCTGACCAATTTGAGCGTAAGTGGCGAGTACCTCTGGAGGACGCAGAAGGAAACGTGGGGCAAGGTGTAGCTACGTACCGCCAGCTCCTTCTTGAGGCTGAGAAGGCAAAGATTCATTTTACGCACTCAACGGAGCCATATTATGGCTACAATCGTGCATTTCACTTTTCAGAGAAGCTTCGTGACATTGTTCCACTCGAGGCCACGCTCACGCTTGAGGAATACATTGAACTAACTCGGCCATTGAGGGTTCGCTGCGTGGAATGCCTCAACAAGCTTTTCGACCACACAAGCATACGTCCAGCAGACATTGACAATGTACTACTTGTGGGGGCCATGACACGTGACCCCCCAATACGCCATCTTCTGACAGAGTACTTTGGTCGACATGTGGAATCTGAAGCCTCGTGTCCTGCCGACTACGCTGTAGCCATCGGTGCCGCCGTCCGCGGTGCCATGCTTCAGGGTGGATTTGATGACTTATTGTCGAACACACGATTTGTCACGGGGACCGCACAAGCCTTGAAGCAGGGTGGTTTCCTGCGTCGCTGCTGCAATCGCATTGGATCCTTAGTCAGTAGCAGCGTTAATCCAAATGCCATTGGCCAGCGCTGGCGCGGGCGCGCAAAAGGGCTCTCTGATGAAGAAATAGCTAACTATGCAAAGGAGCTTGTTGAGTTTGAGGCAGCGTGCGACCGCCGGCTGCTGCTTGAAAGAGCAGAGAACGACGCAAACTTCGTGATGCGGCGTGTAACAGCCGATTCGAGCAAGCGGCAAGGGATGCAGGAAAAACGTGTGCGGCAGCTAAGTGAACAACTGAAGTTCTGGCAGTATATGGTGCACAACTTTCATGATCACGAAGACGAGTTACTACGAACGGTACGAGAATTGGAGCAAGCACTGGATGAATTGGAAGGGCTGGCAGAGGATAACACGTCGGGCCTCACAACCGCAGGGACAGTTGACTTCTCCTCAGTGACCCCTGTGAACCATTGCGAGGAAGAAGAGCGAGACTGCAGCAGTGTTTCTGCAGCGTCAAGATCGGCACAGCTTAGGACGGCACATGGGGACGGAAAGCTGAAGGAGCGCACACAGGAcgaggagggggagaaacCGAAAGGTCGTAAAATCATGAGGCGAGCTGTACCGCTGCCAAGGGCAAGTGCAGAAGCGCAGGAATTGGTGGAGGCGGGGCATCCCGCACTGCGAGGTGCCGATGTTTCCATGACAGAGTCCACGAGAAGTGCATTTTTCGAGGCACAGGTGGAGGAACGGGCATGGCGGGAGCCACCAACACCGCCTGGTGAGCATGGCTCATGGCAGGAGGTGAAGCGTGCGGTTGACGCTGGTGAGCCCGTTGGGAGCCCAATTGGTCTTCAGGAGTTACAGCGCCCAATGACACATGAAGAGATGCTACAGGTACTTAACAATATCGCACCCATTGATGATCCGGTGAGCGAGGAGCACGCCAGGAAGAGGGACCACTCCATTGATATGCGAACCATGACTATTGTTGAGGGTGCCGTAGATATGGTCGCGCTGCAGGAACTACTTGAGGAAGAAGCCAAACGGGCGGAGGAGCTTCAGCGTGCTCAGAAGAAGGGTGAGAAGCAACTTGTAGCCGATTCATCAGCCAAACTGTTCGCGATGGACTAG
- a CDS encoding 40S ribosomal protein S16, putative, with translation MSGEKTHTLKQVQTFGKKKTAIAVATVTKAPQCNIRINGVPISQILPETLRAKIMEAVKVVGARYFSRLRVDVRVRGSGQVAQAYAVRQAIAKGIIAYYQKYHNEIEKAALKDKYLEYDKFLLIADPRRCEPKKWGRHSARTRFTKSYR, from the coding sequence ATGTCCGGTGAGAAGACGCACACCCTCAAGCAGGTGCAGACCTTCGGCAAGAAGAAAACGGCCATTGCGGTCGCCACGGTGACGAAGGCCCCGCAGTGTAACATTCGCATCAATGGTGTCCCCATATCTCAGATCCTTCCTGAGACGCTCCGTGCGAAGATCATGGAAGCTGTCAAGGTAGTGGGCGCTCGGTACTTTTCTCGCCTGCGCGTTGATGTGAGGGTTCGTGGCTCCGGTCAGGTCGCTCAGGCATACGCCGTCCGCCAGGCCATCGCGAAGGGTATCATCGCATATTACCAAAAGTACCACAATGAGATTGAGAAGGCTGCACTGAAAGACAAGTACTTGGAGTATGACAAGTTCCTCCTCATTGCGGATCCTCGCCGCTGCGAACCCAAAAAATGGGGCCGTCACTCTGCCCGTACGCGCTTCACAAAGTCGTACCGTTAA
- a CDS encoding 40S ribosomal protein S16, putative encodes MSGEKTHTLKQVQTFGKKKTAIAVATVTKAPQCNIRINGVPISQILPETLRAKIMEAVKVVGARYFSRLRVDVRVRGSGQVAQAYAVRQAIAKGIIAYYQKYHNEIEKAALKDKYLEYDKFLLIADPRRCEPKKWGRHSARTRFTKSYR; translated from the coding sequence ATGTCCGGTGAGAAGACGCACACCCTCAAGCAGGTGCAGACCTTCGGCAAGAAGAAAACGGCCATTGCGGTCGCCACGGTGACGAAGGCCCCGCAGTGTAACATTCGCATCAATGGTGTCCCCATATCTCAGATCCTTCCTGAGACGCTCCGTGCGAAGATCATGGAAGCTGTCAAGGTAGTGGGCGCTCGGTACTTTTCTCGCCTGCGCGTTGATGTGAGGGTTCGTGGCTCCGGTCAGGTCGCTCAGGCATACGCCGTCCGCCAGGCCATCGCGAAGGGTATCATCGCATATTACCAAAAGTACCACAATGAGATTGAGAAGGCTGCACTGAAAGACAAGTACTTGGAGTATGACAAGTTCCTCCTCATTGCGGATCCTCGCCGCTGCGAACCCAAAAAATGGGGCCGTCACTCTGCCCGTACGCGCTTCACGAAGTCGTACCGTTAA
- a CDS encoding RNA-editing complex protein MP100 (similar to GB:AAO63565.1: RNA editing complex protein MP100; putative exonuclease {Trypanosoma brucei}(PMID:12649499) Protein identified by mass spectrometry.) produces the protein MALAQSCRHFAATTYRQSKITDRFQLLITKKEIECDYVAVDATALVATGLRLAKNVTTEQRRHKEVARHVVQSIQQLLKKVRCKKSLLIAMDGAENLLKADRTRGSSLTRKVESRLMRLPGTPLMQAVEERIVRMMPERQILPGEVVFAGTCVQGCVEQKMSAWALDLASRDTFNGSSDSLNLIGASELYLNVLALSPFYNVSSVVQNNADLRHIRLQDILEWLELDKKAKEGESVTIAKMRTDILFLFIIANGASATELNPIPAVGFHEIVDRYMKVLAENGATPPSQSATASAPTASANVPAAPAFLFEDSPGNTLQLNLRMLCRIMQLVARKEAPARVDGLSEAYLEHALQTHAMLCTGQAPQCTYLPAAGTGQLGSTAPSAVQLAGHLAALCASTAQRNARCTSLQPSLVTPEKGSCEEDSSATKLPPTPPTSAVAPVEDKPLTAAEYTILCQSLPAAVEGLIHQYVGVAPKPDVGKMITTATTEEAYRLVREVLSYANPLRPHKCLCLSPSYCWLQNEKTQLWRFEYVDIGVKSHELGTRRQLNAMKGVTLEVNMSRDGPSHFDPLSGTWEPIANFPCGAECEYDKHTEECTSSPSAPQTAKEVEGGPVKASLKLLTWNVMFDRYSGKPTPLGMPGIDWCSPKRYPVIAKIIEEEDADVVGMQEVEPVFWEFLSKRPLIRQRYYFSCGHMSPAIAPWGVLMLIHRRRLPVQSINYLNVPAWTNHVSLMPVVGLKMVHGTVHIAAAHLLAPYTKSHENARTSQDTALRHHMTKTLGGGDVVTMGDFNDWPTNEFIMPHESQYVDCWPVLHPNNPGKTMDETNTFCKLKVEEMFFGRSDKVFLRSRRLVPVEAHLVGTRSVNDENNNADAPAYLFPSDHYGVSITFSLKLP, from the coding sequence ATGGCATTGGCTCAGTCATGTCGTCACTTTGCTGCGACGACGTACCGACAGTCCAAAATTACAGATCGCTTCCAGCTGTTAATAACTAAAAAGGAAATTGAATGTGACTACGTTGCGGTGGACGCCACTGCCCTCGTCGCAACGGGGTTACGTCTCGCAAAGAACGTTACAACTGAGCAGCGTCGCCATAAGGAAGTGGCGCGTCATGTAGTACAGTCAATACAACAGTTGTTGAAGAAGGTGCGTTGCAAGAAGTCTCTTCTTATAGCAATGGACGGAGCTGAGAATCTGCTCAAGGCGGATCGTACACGGGGTAGCAGTTTAACCCGAAAGGTGGAAAGTCGTCTGATGAGACTACCGGGAACTCCACTTATGCAGGCAGTGGAGGAACGTATCGTTCGTATGATGCCAGAGCGGCAGATATTACCCGGTGAAGTGGTGTTTGCCGGCACCTGTGTTCAAGGGTGTGTCGAGCAGAAGATGTCCGCTTGGGCACTTGATCTGGCGTCCCGAGACACCTTTAACGGCAGCAGCGACTCACTGAATTTGATTGGGGCCTCTGAGTTGTACCTTAATGTGTTGGCGCTGTCGCCCTTCTATAACGTATCGAGTGTGGTGCAAAATAACGCAGATTTGCGACATATACGACTGCAGGATATTTTGGAGTGGCTAGAGCTAGATAAGAAGgcgaaggaaggggagagtGTCACAATAGCCAAGATGAGAACGGATATTTTATTCCTCTTCATTATCGCTAACGGCGCCTCGGCAACTGAGCTGAATCCCATTCCTGCTGTTGGTTTCCATGAAATTGTTGATAGGTACATGAAGGTTCTCGCAGAAAACGGTGCTACGCCCCCTTCTCAAAGCGCGACCGCGAGCGCCCCAACTGCTTCAGCCAACGTCCCGGCCGCCCCAGCATTTCTTTTTGAGGATAGTCCGGGCAACACACTCCAACTGAATCTTCGCATGCTCTGTCGCATCATGCAGTTAGTGGCGCGTAAGGAGGCGCCAGCCCGTGTGGATGGTCTGTCAGAAGCCTACTTGGAGCACGCCTTACAAACGCATGCAATGTTGTGTACTGGACAGGCACCCCAATGCACCTACTTGCCAGCAGCGGGTACAGGACAACTAGGCTCGACGGCGCCTAGCGCCGTGCAGCTCGCAGGTCATCTTGCTGCATTATGCGCATCCACAGCACAACGCAACGCACGGTGTACTTCTCTGCAGCCCTCGCTGGTAACACCAGAAAAGGGATCGTGTGAGGAAGACAGTTCGGCAACAAAGCTGCCGCCGACACCCCCAACTAGCGCGGTCGCACCAGTTGAAGACAAGCCGCTGACAGCAGCTGAATACACCATTCTCTGTCAGTCGCTTCCCGCAGCTGTGGAAGGATTGATTCATCAGTACGTAGGCGTAGCGCCTAAGCCGGATGTTGGGAAGATGATTACAACGGCGACCACGGAGGAAGCCTACCGCCTTGTTCGGGAAGTGCTTTCTTATGCGAACCCTCTTCGACCGCATAAGTGCTTATGCCTTTCCCCATCTTATTGCTGGCTCCAGAATGAAAAGACGCAACTGTGGCGCTTCGAATATGTCGATATTGGTGTCAAAAGTCATGAACTGGGGACACGTCGGCAACTCAATGCTATGAAGGGTGTAACGCTTGAAGTGAACATGTCCCGTGATGGTCCTTCGCATTTTGATCCACTGAGTGGGACGTGGGAGCCAATTGCCAATTTCCCGTGCGGAGCGGAGTGCGAATATGACAAACATACTGAAGAATGCACATCTTCTCCTTCAGCTCCACAAACTGCAAAAGAGGTTGAAGGAGGACCAGTTAAGGCATCTTTAAAATTGCTGACATGGAATGTCATGTTTGATCGTTACAGCGGCAAACCAACTCCTTTAGGTATGCCTGGTATAGATTGGTGCTCCCCCAAGAGGTATCCCGTCATTGCCAAGATcatagaggaggaggatgcggATGTTGTTGGCATGCAAGAGGTGGAGCCTGTATTTTGGGAGTTCCTTTCCAAGCGGCCACTTATACGCCAAAGGTACTACTTTTCGTGCGGTCATATGAGTCCAGCTATTGCCCCGTGGGGGGTGCTGATGTTGATACACCGTCGGCGTCTTCCAGTACAGAGCATCAACTATCTTAACGTCCCTGCGTGGACTAATCATGTTTCTCTCATGCCGGTTGTGGGTCTGAAGATGGTGCACGGTACTGTACACATAGCTGCCGCACACTTACTCGCGCCATACACGAAGTCCCACGAGAACGCTCGTACTTCCCAGGATACCGCGTTACGCCATCACATGACGAAGACGTTGGGTGGCGGGGATGTGGTAACTATGGGAGATTTCAACGACTGGCCTACAAATGAATTTATTATGCCACATGAATCACAGTACGTGGACTGTTGGCCCGTTTTGCACCCCAACAACCCTGGAAAGACTATGGATGAAACAAACACCTTTTGTAAACTGAAAGTGGAGGAAATGTTTTTTGGCCGTTCCGACAAGGTGTTTCTGCGAAGCAGGCGGCTTGTGCCAGTCGAAGCTCATCTCGTCGGAACACGGAGTGTAAACGATGAGAACAACAACGCCGACGCACCCGCATATTTGTTCCCATCCGATCACTACGGCGTAAGTATAACGTTTTCATTGAAGTTACCGTAA
- a CDS encoding hypothetical protein, conserved (similar to DNA repair protein RAD5. (Swiss-Prot:P32849) {Saccharomyces cerevisiae}), with translation MVGNGNDTVLTDGDDDECIAEQEDKVTKALQARLRCGMQRFATSATNQGGLVKPSGPPSSVAAAAQRSTTTKRDNLTNSRRQEIFVEHVKHFMRYTVIADKARKLVSLEERPKEDPDVGNDRVELLRIHVSLPCVWRYILHEWERVEEASKKSSSLAASRDASVSRLVSLFMKCLNSLDGIHALLFIACAACRALDLTGGVTSVLLHLLLETGRVEEDRLLKSDSGELVYKAIEEIDKEMHSRFGGSDCCYFQTHSYLLLLIWYTQRDVSDNGGPLKMSHQVVLSQAFVKATSPYQTARTRRGSKAAASVAPSEESGKRKPRGRRCAGSSEDGAALSGFDRHATLVTEVQEHETRWAEDSSKFLFSLYALQNASGSASYGMKKLALREVMGAVFLFHRVLSESGVNDFLLESKESRIRELHEWSLSKGFVTPPLTHGGESSNNGTTVNSFASTDVGEDGLNVMSMAGRTYRECTDVERSFPRVANARAMLQHVTQIAAANYRGNTRAVGEGFPHEYIRARLHPHQVESLAYMLERETRGLAQYVELRGFFEATSGLPSEVADRSAGRGSREFSLFYSSMSSEWFIVRSDSLSARFARRALHCGFLCDEMGLGKTLVVLSLCATAKKRAIELEETEVPTVTTLGTVKGSNVGAVNKAFAESDAGTAGAGEDEPIYLWRHIRVRKTGAPWSDMLEVLYGSLPQPVYLPTPKPLPKTTLVVVPLSLLIQWVSEIDRFYPLARYILFHGPSRQRYTYEDFCSADFVITTYETVGAHLRVETDAAFRLLTMTLPYMEHKDASLAQWDTFCRGCNERRARAASASQGVNDCDGSADVFDSILSLFESARRQVVLEAEGAPPGPTLDFVSQWDKTFREFLRSDVLYLTDFVFERIILDESQKCSKTSRLQYLQARRRWVVSGTPINNNDVNSLQPLFKFLWAELSPSYSVSPLSAFYCSSYDKQRHMISALNAFRSSRKMARYAINSFYVGRHSKSSPSDTRHVLTQPAIRKPLCMCRLCNPFTKQTVYPKSPVLTLKDALYRRVTSAASEEETEGFISDRGGLFRSWRFSVPLTHLMVRHEKTEELQRALQLSPVTEAHVEVPLLDGERFLYDYAGDVVARGVALLQRQGLVGNCSAKLLSWVCLLGRMALHPSTAFADVRNSDQALYVQSHQKNEQVASNFLSSVVSVTPNDALAYARKLIANRLNTTGTRKGRGETNVLVPPETTVETLRKLTLDPPEVPECAICLDTMLHPTLLSCFHLFCKECLFATIQVARPTLSNETTARCPHCRNPKSMREKMMVIQVENTQVSTLGALQDEGMAPPNGENVSHEELKRRVDAVGRGSRIPRLIQLLEDIWDEAPDDNVLVFSKVPAILQMGEAALKEAGYQNVHVIDNHVTLVQRKKIFAQLHANAATTASATGSASGSTPSGNNRGHVLFLSSRVACSGLNLVFANRLIFMEPNLNPAQHQQAVGRIDRCGQLKRTYVYVMYAPRTIEERIMNRTSALLQEASQGTFPDVATGRGAPAGNTSSMGQSELITLLQAQQA, from the coding sequence ATGGTGGGCAACGGGAACGACACTGTGCTGACTGATGGTGACGATGATGAGTGTATCGCTGAGCAGGAAGACAAGGTAACGAAAGCGCTACAGGCACGACTGCGGTGTGGAATGCAGCGCTTTGCAACGTCGGCAACGAATCAGGGGGGACTAGTCAAACCCTCCGGGCCACCGAGTTCAGTTGCAGCCGCCGCTCAACGTAGTACGACCACGAAAAGGGATAATCTCACTAACAGCCGGCGTCAGGAGATTTTTGTTGAGCACGTGAAGCACTTTATGCGATACACGGTGATTGCCGATAAGGCCCGGAAGTTGGTTTCGCTCGAAGAACGGCCGAAGGAGGATCCAGATGTTGGGAACGACCGCGTAGAACTACTGCGGATTCACGTGTCCTTGCCATGCGTATGGCGCTACATACTGCACGAGTGGGAGCGAGTGGAAGAAGCGTCTAAGAAATCATCGTCGTTGGCAGCATCCCGTGATGCCTCAGTGAGCAGACTCGTGAGTTTATTCATGAAGTGCCTTAACTCTTTAGATGGCATTCACGCGCTTCTATTCATTGCTTGTGCAGCTTGCCGTGCGTTGGATTTGACGGGCGGCGTAACGAGCGTTCTATTGCACTTGTTGCTGGAGACTGGTCGCGTGGAGGAGGACCGCCTTTTGAAATCAGATAGTGGGGAGCTCGTGTACAAGGCGATCGAAGAAATTGATAAGGAAATGCATAGTCGGTTTGGGGGCAGCGactgttgttatttccaGACTCACTCGtaccttttgttgttaataTGGTACACCCAAAGGGATGTGTCCGACAACGGAGGTCCTCTGAAAATGAGCCACCAAGTCGTCCTTTCACAGGCATTTGTGAAGGCGACATCGCCTTACCAAACGGCGCGCACGCGAAGGGGAAGTAAAGCAGCGGCTTCTGTTGCTCCCTCTGAGGAATCAGGGAAGAGAAAGCCGCGCGGCCGGCGCTGCGCGGGAAGCAGCGAAGACGGTGCCGCGTTATCAGGTTTTGATCGGCATGCGACTTTGGTGACGGAGGTGCAGGAGCATGAGACGAGGTGGGCGGAAGACAGTTCCAAATTCCTTTTCAGTTTGTACGCTCTTCAAAATGCCAGCGGTAGTGCCTCCTACGGCATGAAGAAACTGGCGCTCCGGGAGGTCATGGGAGCCGTGTTCCTCTTCCACCGCGTCCTTTCTGAAAGCGGAGTGAATGACTTCCTATTGGAATCAAAGGAAAGCCGCATAAGGGAGTTACATGAATGGTCGTTGTCAAAAGGCTTTGTCACGCCCCCTCTCACACATGGTGGTgagagcagcaacaacggtACCACTGTTAACAGCTTTGCTTCAACTGATGTTGGAGAGGATGGTCTGAACGTAATGAGTATGGCCGGAAGGACCTACCGTGAATGTACTGACGTGGAGAGAAGTTTTCCACGCGTGGCGAATGCGCGAGCTATGCTTCAACACGTCACGCAGATTGCTGCCGCTAATTACCGTGGGAACACACGTGCAGTAGGGGAGGGGTTCCCCCATGAGTATATTCGGGCACGTCTGCATCCTCACCAAGTAGAGAGCCTCGCTTACATGCTTGAACGGGAAACGCGTGGTCTGGCACAGTACGTTGAACTTCGTGGCTTCTTTGAAGCTACCTCAGGCTTACCCTCAGAAGTTGCGGATCGAAGTGCAGGAAGAGGGAGCAGAGAGTTTTCACTCTTCTACTCTTCCATGTCCTCTGAGTGGTTCATTGTGCGCAGTGATTCTTTGTCTGCTCGCTTCGCTCGTCGAGCACTGCATTGCGGTTTTTTATGTGATGAAATGGGATTGGGTAAAACGCTGGTAGTGCTCTCCCTGTGTGCAACCGCAAAGAAGCGTGCCATTGAGTTGGAGGAAACAGAAGTACCGACGGTCACCACATTAGGCACCGTGAAGGGGTCTAATGTGGGTGCCGTCAACAAGGCATTTGCAGAGAGTGATGCCGGCACGGCGGGCGCAGGTGAGGATGAACCGATCTATTTGTGGCGACACATCCGGGTTCGTAAAACAGGTGCACCGTGGTCAGATATGTTGGAGGTTTTATACGGCAGCTTACCGCAGCCGGTGTACCTTCCCACACCAAAGCCGCTTCCGAAAACGACCCTTGTGGTGGTGCCGCTCTCACTATTGATTCAGTGGGTGTCGGAAATTGATCGCTTTTATCCACTTGCTCGATACATATTGTTTCACGGCCCATCGCGGCAGCGCTACACCTATGAAGACTTTTGCTCTGCCGATTTTGTGATCACCACGTACGAAACCGTCGGTGCCCACCTGCGAGTGGAGACAGATGCAGCGTTTCGTCTTCTAACTATGACGCTGCCGTATATGGAACATAAAGATGCTTCCTTGGCGCAGTGGGATACCTTTTGCCGCGGATGTAACGAACGTCGGGCCCGGGCAGCGTCAGCGTCCCAAGGGGTAAATGACTGCGATGGATCCGCTGATGTCTTCGATAGCATTCTTAGCCTGTTTGAATCGGCCCGGAGGCAAGTAGTTCTGGAGGCGGAAGGGGCACCGCCCGGTCCGACACTTGACTTTGTTTCTCAGTGGGACAAAACGTTTCGAGAGTTCCTGCGGAGTGACGTTCTTTACCTGACGGATTTCGTCTTTGAACGCATTATACTTGACGAATCGCAGAAGTGCTCGAAGACCTCCAGGCTTCAGTACCTCCAGGCTCGCCGACGATGGGTTGTGTCGGGAACAcccatcaacaacaacgacgTCAACTCTCTTCAACCTTTATTTAAGTTCCTGTGGGCCGAGCTTAGTCCATCGTATTCTGTGTCTCCACTAAGCGCGTTTTATTGCTCCTCTTACGACAAACAGCGGCACATGATCTCCGCCCTCAACGCATTCAGAAGTTCGAGGAAGATGGCACGATATGCGATTAACAGCTTTTACGTCGGCCGTCACTCAAAGTCGTCCCCAAGTGACACACGACATGTCCTGACCCAACCGGCAATAAGGAAGCCACTGTGCATGTGTAGGCTCTGCAATCCGTTTACTAAGCAAACAGTTTATCCGAAATCCCCTGTGCTCACTTTGAAGGATGCATTGTATCGTCGTGTAACGTCCGCTGCAAGCGAGGAAGAAACCGAGGGATTCATTTCCGACCGTGGTGGTTTGTTCCGGTCGTGGCGGTTTTCTGTGCCCTTGACACATCTGATGGTCCGTCATGAGAAAACGGAGGAGCTGCAGAGGGCTCTGCAACTTTCTCCTGTCACCGAAGCGCATGTGGAGGTTCCACTACTGGACGGCGAGCGCTTTCTCTATGATTACGCGGGAGACGTTGTAGCTCGGGGCGTTGCACTTTTGCAACGCCAGGGGTTGGTGGGAAACTGTTCAGCGAAGCTGCTGTCATGGGTCTGCTTACTTGGCCGTATGGCGTTGCATCCTTCAACAGCCTTCGCTGACGTCCGAAACAGTGATCAAGCACTGTATGTGCAGTCCCATCAGAAAAATGAGCAAGTCGCTTCCAACTTCCTGAGTTCAGTTGTTTCCGTAACACCTAACGACGCGTTGGCGTACGCTAGGAAGCTTATCGCGAACCGGCTTAATACTACGGGAACCAGGAAAGGTCGGGGTGAAACCAATGTGTTGGTTCCCCCGGAGACGACGGTGGAGACACTGCGCAAACTGACGCTTGATCCCCCTGAAGTTCCAGAGTGCGCCATATGTCTCGATACTATGCTCCACCCAACCTTACTAAGCTGCTTCCATCTATTTTGTAAGGAGTGTCTGTTTGCGACGATACAGGTGGCGAGACCAACACTTTCAAACGAAACTACCGCCCGCTGCCCTCATTGTAGAAACCCCAAAAGCatgagggaaaaaatgatGGTAATTCAGGTGGAAAATACGCAAGTAAGCACGCTGGGTGCACTCCAAGATGAGGGCATGGCGCCCCCCAACGGTGAAAACGTTTCTCACGAAGAACTGAAGCGACGGGTTGATGCTGTTGGGCGCGGTAGTCGAATTCCAAGGCTGATTCAACTGCTTGAAGACATATGGGATGAGGCCCCAGACGACAACGTGTTGGTGTTCTCAAAGGTGCCAGCGATCCTGCAAATGGGAGAGGCAGCCCTAAAGGAGGCTGGCTACCAAAACGTACACGTGATCGATAATCACGTAACTTTGGTTCAGCGGAAGAAAATTTTCGCCCAGCTCCACGCCAATGCAGCGACCACCGCCTCAGCAACAGGGTCGGCCTCAGGAAGCACGCCTTCGGGTAACAACCGAGGACACGTGCTGTTTCTCTCTTCCCGGGTTGCATGCTCAGGGCTCAATTTGGTCTTTGCGAACCGCTTGATTTTTATGGAACCCAACCTCAACCCAGCCCAGCACCAGCAGGcagttggtcgcattgaccGTTGCGGACAGTTGAAGAGaacatatgtgtatgtaaTGTATGCACCTCGCACTATTGAGGAGAGGATCATGAATCGGACCTCAGCTCTGCTGCAGGAGGCAAGTCAAGGTACTTTTCCTGACGTAGCAACAGGTCGAGGGGCTCCGGCAGGAAATACCTCTTCAATGGGACAAAGCGAGTTAATTACTTTACTTCAAGCGCAACAAGCGTGA